GTGTCGCTGGCAAAGCGCTACACGGGACGCGGAATGCCGCTTCTGGATCTTATCCAGGAAGGCAACCTGGGCCTCATCCGCGCGATGGAGAAATTCGACTACGCCAAGGGCTTTAAGTTCTCCACTTACGCCACCTGGTGGATCCGCCAGGCGATCACCCGCGGCATGGCAGATCAGTCCCGCACCATCCGCCTCCCAGTGCATTTGGTCGAGCAAGTCAACAAGCTCTCCCGCATCCGCCGCGAGATGTATCAGTCCCTCGGCCGCGAGCCCACGAACGAGGAGCTCTCGGACGAATCCGGCATCGAAGAATCCAAGATCGAAATGCTGCTGCGCCAGTCCCGCGACCCGGTGAGCCTGGATATGCCGGTCGGCGCGGACGAGGAAGCTCCTCTGGGCGATTTCATCGAGGACGCCGAGGCAACCGACGCTGAAGACGCCGTGGTCACCACGCTGCGCCACGACGACATCGAAGACATCATCAGCGGCCTCGAGCAGCGCGAACAGGACGTCATCCGGATGCGCTACGGCCTGACCGACGGTGTGCCGCGCACGCTCGACCAGATCGGTCGCCAGTTCGGTCTCTCGCGCGAGCGTGTCCGCCAAATCGAGCGGGAGGTCATGGCGAAGTTGCGTGTCGGCGAGCGCGCCGACCGCCTCCGCGATTACGCCGGATAGAAACCCATCGCAGCCCAGTGGTGCGGCCAAGGTCGCAGCCGCTGGGCTAAAGTATTGCCAAAACCTGCGTTTGAGCAGCAGCAGACGAGCTGCTGCAGTGTCGAGTGGAAGGAACAAAGACTGTGCGCGACCTCGTCGACACCACCGAGATGTACCTGCGGACGGTCTACGAGCTCGAAGAAGAAGGCATTACCCCGCTGCGCGCTCGCATCGCCGAGCGCCTGGAGCAGTCCGGCCCCACTGTCTCGCAGACTGTCGCCCGCATGGAACGCGACGGGCTCATTGTGGTCGAGCACGACCGCTCCCTGTCGCTGACCGAGGCCGGACGCGAGCGCGCCACTGCCGTCATGCGCAAGCACCGTCTCGCCGAGCGGCTGCTTACCGACGTGCTCAAGCTCGACCTCGAGCAAGTCCACGACGAGGCATGCCGCTGGGAGCACGTGATGAGCGAGGAGGTGGAGCGGCGCTTGGTGGCAGTGCTGGATAACCCCACCCGCTCCCCCTTCGGTAACCCGATCCCGGCGCTCGACGCGTTGGGCGCCACCGAAGAAGAAGCCGAGGAGTCTGGCACGCGGGCAACAGACTTGCGGCTGACTGAACCCGCTCAAGCCCGGGTGGTGCAGATCTCCGAAATCCTGCAGGTGCCGCTCGACAGCGGCAAGACATTCGCGGGTATCGGTCACCTAGTGGGCGAGACCGTAACCCTTACCCCGCTCGAGGACGGCGCGTTAGAGATCAGTACTGCGAACCGGGAAACGGCCGTCTTGCCCGCCGAAGTCGCCCACGCACTGCGTGTGGAGCCC
Above is a genomic segment from Corynebacterium lujinxingii containing:
- a CDS encoding sigma-70 family RNA polymerase sigma factor, translated to MTQPDQPQQTEEKVDRGSRRNQTNDNPSADLVRVYLNGIGKTALLNAEEEVELAQQIEVGLYAQHLLDDPDVKLTRAKKRDLKILAKQGRKARAHLLEANLRLVVSLAKRYTGRGMPLLDLIQEGNLGLIRAMEKFDYAKGFKFSTYATWWIRQAITRGMADQSRTIRLPVHLVEQVNKLSRIRREMYQSLGREPTNEELSDESGIEESKIEMLLRQSRDPVSLDMPVGADEEAPLGDFIEDAEATDAEDAVVTTLRHDDIEDIISGLEQREQDVIRMRYGLTDGVPRTLDQIGRQFGLSRERVRQIEREVMAKLRVGERADRLRDYAG
- a CDS encoding metal-dependent transcriptional regulator translates to MRDLVDTTEMYLRTVYELEEEGITPLRARIAERLEQSGPTVSQTVARMERDGLIVVEHDRSLSLTEAGRERATAVMRKHRLAERLLTDVLKLDLEQVHDEACRWEHVMSEEVERRLVAVLDNPTRSPFGNPIPALDALGATEEEAEESGTRATDLRLTEPAQARVVQISEILQVPLDSGKTFAGIGHLVGETVTLTPLEDGALEISTANRETAVLPAEVAHALRVEPEK